AACTGTTTCGCATTGCAGACTTGAGCCGCATGCAGGTCGTGGTCAACATCAATGAAAACGACATCGTGCATGTACACATCGGGGACTCTGCCTTGGTGGAGGTCGATGCATTTGAAGGGCAACGTTTTTCAGGGAAAGTGACTGAAATCGCCTATTCAGCGGCGACCGCAGCGACTTCCACGGATCAAATCACGGCATTTGAGGTCAAGGTGGAGATTGATTCGGCATCCTACCTCGGCAAACCTGAATTGATGCGCGGACTCAAGCCGCACCAAAGCCCGTTTCTTCCAGGCATGAGTGCACAAGTCGAGATCTTTACGGAGCGGGAAGACAACGCCTTGGCCGTGCCGATTCAGGCAGTGACGGTGCGAAAGTTGGGGACGAATGAAGATGCCGAGCCGACGGAAGTGGTTTTTGTGCTGAGGGAACGACAGTTTGCGCAGCTCAAGTCGGTCGTGACCGGCATCAGCGACAGCAAGTACATCGTGATCAAGGAAGGATTGAAAGAAGGGGAGGAGATCATTACAGGACCCTACCGACTTTTGAGCAAGGAAATCAAGGACAGCATGAAAGTCAAGATCAATCCTTTGCCCGATGTTTCTGCGGGCGATACAAAAAAGCCGCAGGCAGACAAAAAGGAGACGGATCAATAACCCCGTAATAGTCCATTAAAATTTGCCTTGATTGGAAGTTGGTCTGGGATTACTTTTACATACTGAACTAAGTCATTTTACATGCGTCGCAGAATCCATTTTGCTTGTATTTTCCTCCTTGCCTTGGCTCCCAGCATCTTGCCAGCACAAAGTGTGCGCAAATATTCCAACGAGTTTCTGAAGATCGGAGTCGGCGCAAGGGCGGCCGCGATGGGCAATGCCATGTCAGGAATTGCCGACGATGTCACGGCGGGGTACTGGAATCCGGCAGGGTTGGGTTTTGCACCCGCTGCGCCCGAGGTAGCCTTGATGCACAGCGAATATTTTGCGGGGATCGCCAAATACGATTATATCGGGTTTACGATGCCCATCGGCGAAAACCGTCGTTTCGGAGCTTCAGTGATTCGCTTGGGCGTCGATGACATTCCCAATACATTGAATCTGGTGGATCCCAATGGCAACATCGACTTCAGTGCGGTGGAGACTTTCTCAGTCGCGGACTTGGCCGCGGTGTTGAGTCTTTCACAGCGGTTGGACATCATGGGTGGTCTCGATGTCGGCGCAAATTTCAAGGTGGTCAACCGCAGTGTCGGCAAATTTGCCAATGCTTGGGGTTTTGGCTTGGATGTCGGTGCACGCTGGAACAAAGGCCCCCTTCAATTGGGTTTGATGCTCAGTGATGTCACAAGCACGTTTAATGCTTGGACTTTCAACACAGAAGAATTCGAATCCACCTTTGTCGCGACCGGAAACGTGATTCCTGAGAATTCCTTGGAGATTACACTTCCCTCGATGCGCATGGGTGGCGGCTATACCTTCCTGAAAGACCGTGCATTCGAAGTGCTGGTTTCTTTGGACAATGACGTGCACTTTGACGGCAAGCGGAATGTGGCACTCAATCTGGGTCCGGTGAGTTTGGATCCCCACATGGGATTGGAGCTTGGTTATAAAAAGATTGCTTTCATCCGCGGCGGATTCAAAAACCTGCAGCAGGTGCCCAATGCGGACGGCAAGGATGTCATTTCACTCTTTCCCTGCGTTGGTGCGGGATTCAAGATCAAGAGCTTTAGCGTGGACTATGCTTTGAGCAATGTCGGGAATTTTTCACAAACGCTTTATTCGCATGTGTTTTCGCTCAAGTACAGCTTCACCAAGCTGCGATGAGTGATTGCGGTTGGTGCTGCTATTGAAAATGTGGGGATATTTGATTATTTTACGTGTTTGATCCCAATTAAACTAGCTGGAGCGCTAGACGGAGAATATGTTTAGAAATTTACTCGCTACACTCCTCCTTTGCTGCTGTGCACAATTTGCCTTCGGTCAGACCGGCTTTGACTATGCCAACGCTTGGTTCAACGCCACGCAAACCTATGCCAAGGTTTTGGTCTGGGAAGACGGTGTTTACCGCGTAGATGCAGCAGCCTTGGGTGCTGGGGGACTGAATGTTGCCCCGGGTGATATTGCCAATCTGCAGGTATTTTACCGCGGACAGCAACAACATGTGTATGTCAAGACAAGTTCCGGAAACCTCGACTACGTAGAATTTTACGGAATGCGCAACGATGGACGGGTGGACTCCATTCTTTATCGGGATCCTTACACCCGTCTGCACGATGGTGAAATCCAGCCCAATAAAAATTTCAGCACGTTTTCAGATACCTCGGCTTATTTTTTCACAATCGGCGCGCAACCCGGGTTGCGCTATTCAAATTTTAGCGACCTCAACTTTGGCAACTATTCTCCAGCGCCACATTTTCGGTACCAAAGCTATTACGACTACCATCCCAACTCGGGTTTCGCCTTGTGGAATTACGGGGGCGGAAGTCAGTACGACATTTTCCATATCCTGAACTCCTATTATGTGACTGCCGAAGGATATGTCGGCCAAGAATTTGATTACAATGCCCCCGCGACCGTGGTTTTGCCCACTAAATATGCTGCCAACGTTGGCAATCCAAGTGAACTGGAATGCAGGATTTATGGTCGGTCAAGTTGGGTCCACGTATCCAAGATCACCATGAACGGTCAGGTGATGGTAAATGACACGATTGCCGGAATTTTTGTGCGGACCTGGAACCGGGGTTTTAGCAACGCATTGACCAACAATACAACGGTCTTGTATGAGGCATTGGGCAATCAAAACAGCAATACCGACAACAATAACGTTTTGTACACAAAGGTCACCTATGACCACCTGTTCAATATGGATGGCCAAAATGCCATCATGGTGCACGATTGGCAGCAGAATTCCAATGCGTATTTCAATTTTGTGAATGCGGATACCGGTTCGATTGCCATTGCCTATGACCTCACCACCCATACGCGCTGCGAAGGAGTAGCGGGGGGCAACGCGGTGCAGGTCGTGGTGCCCGGCGGAGGCCAAGCACGCAAGATTTTTGTTGCCACCAACGGTGCGATCAAGACACCCTTGGTAGAGCAACCGCGACTGAGCAATTTGAGCGACCCTGGCGCAGGAGCAAGTTTCGTGATCATCGCCCATCGCAGTTTGGCAGCCTCGGCCAATGCTTACAAACAGTATCGCGATACCTGCACACTCAATCCGCAGACCGCCAAGGTGGTTTTTACGGATGAAATCTACGATGAATTCGGCAGCGGTACGATCACGCCACTGGCAATCAAGCGATTCTGCAAATATGCGATTGACAACTGGACCACCAAGCCCAAATACTTCATGCTTTGGGGTAAGGGACAGTACATCACCAGAAACAGTACCGTCAACTTGGTTCCAACGTTTGGGTATCCGGCAAATGACTATGACTTTGTTTCTGACTTTGACCAGTATCAGATTGACGTTGTGCCGCAAGCATCTATAGGCCGGGTTAATGTGTACAACGACGCCGATGGACTCCTTTATCTGGCCAAAGCAAATGAATATGAGCATACGCCGTGGACGCCCTGGATGAAAGAATCGGTTTACCTCGGTGGGGGCAACGACACAACGGAACAGAAGCCAATTTTTGATTATCTCCTTAGCTATAAGGATATTTGGGAAGCGCCCCCATTGGGTGGGCATGGCAACTATTACCAAAAGTACAACACTGGAGAGCTCACCAATTCCAGCATGACTTCGACCGAGCGTATCAATGCAGGTGCGAACATCATTAACTTTTTTGGTCACAGTTCCAACAACATCTATGATGTAGACATTCAGGAGCCTTCGCTGTACCTCAATTATGGAAAGTACCCGATGATGATTGCATTTGGGTGCTATGGGGGCAACTTTACAGGCGACCTCAAAAGTTTCGGTGAGCGATTTGTGCTTTCTGAAAACCGCGGATCCATCGGCTATCTTGCAAACTCGACCGCAGGGTACCTGACACCGCTTGGAAACTTCGGTGAAAAGTTATATCCGCAAGTTTGCGATTCATCCTATGGTTTGCCATTTGGAGATCAAGTGCGCAGGACCATTCGGGACTATGCCTCGATTTGGACTGATCAGGTATATACCAATCATGCCAAGCAGATGAATTTGCAAGGTGATCCATCTATTAGTCTTTACCATCCGGAGAAGCCCGATCTTGAGATTACCATGGCGGGCCTTTTCTTTACGCCTTACAACTTCTCGGCTGCCGACAGTTTCTTCACACTCAATGTGATCGTACACAACTATGGCTTGGTCACGGCAGACTCCTTTTACTTGAGTGTGCGGCAACAACTGCCCTCCGGTACTTGGCTCAACCATTCGATGACCAAACATGCGCCAGTTGTAAGTGTTGACACCTTGGAGGTTTTGATTCACAACACCTTTGGGTCTGAAATGGCGGGGCTCAACTTGTTTGACATTTTTGCAGACTCCACTGACTTGGTAGATGAATACCGCGAAGACAACAATCGTCTTCAAATGTCGGCTGTCATTCCGGGAAATGCACCTGCAGTGTTGTTTCCTTATGATTTTGCCGTGATCGATACGCCCAATGTGCGACTGTCGGCATCGGCATTGATCATGTCAAGGCTTGCAACGGTCAGGTATATTTTTGAAATCGACACCGTTCCTACGTTCAACTCTCCACGCTACATAGGTTCGCCGGTGGTGGTAGGATCCGCGATTTATAGTGAATGGGATGTGCCGTTTACCCTTGTCGACAGCACGGTGTATTATTGGCGTGTGCGTCTAGCGGATGCCTTTCCCGATGCATGGGCCAAGGCATCTTTCAAATACATTGCCCAACGCACCGGATGGGCACAATCGCGCCCCCCACAGTTTTACACCGACCCGACTGTGCAGGTCACGATGAACCAAACCGTGCAGGAATGGGGCTTTGACCAATGGTCTTCCGATTTGCATGCCTATACCTCTGCCGGAGGTCACGCTGTCTATCGCCTCGCAAACGGCGCTTATTTCTCGGAATATCCAAGTACCAATGGCGACTTTGGAATCAAATACACGCCCATCAGGGCAAAGGACCTGAAGCCTTCCATTACCAGCACGATCCATGGAGACTGGGCCTATGCCTCGATGCCTGCAGGTCAAAATGCGGTGGTGAGTGCGATTGCGAGCCTTGAAAAAGGAGATTATTTCTTGGCTGTGAGTGAGCAGGATCCGCGGGTAGAGCAATGGGCACCGCACGTACGCGCGGCGTTTGCCTTGATCGGATGCGATACCAGCTTGCTCAACAATTTTGCTCCGGGCAATGCCTTGGTGGTACTTGGACGCAAAGACTATCCCGGTCAGGGAATCTTGCTCACGAATCCAAACGTGTTTGATGAGCCTACGCAGACTTGGCAGACCGATTTGCGGAAGGCCATGCAGAGCAATTTTGCAACAGGAGCAATTTCTTCAACGACCGTTGGCCCGGCAGTTTCATGGCGTGACTTGGTGTGGAATTGGTCCACGGTTGATCCATTTATCGAAGAAGACACCAGGGTTTCGCTATACGTATCGCATGACGGCGTGACAGACTCGCTTGTATTTCAGAACCTCACGCGGGGGAGCTATAGCCTTTCCAACATCGATGCCGAGAAATATCCTTTTATCAAACTGAAAGCAGCGCTCAAGGACAGTGCGTTTTTGACGGCGCCGCAACTCCAACATTGGCACGTGATCTACACCCCGGCGCCAGACGCCGTCATTGATCCGATCAGCCTTTGGTCCTTTGACCATGATACCGTCACCCAAGGGGAAAACGTAACCGTGAAATACGCCGCACGCAACATCACGGAGACCGATATGGACAGCTTGCTCGTAAGGTACATCGTGCAATTGGAGGATCGGCGCACGGTCGAGGTTGGTCACAAACGGTTTGGAAGGCTGCTTGCAGGTCAACGGGTAGAGCATACCTTCACCTTCAGCACAAATTTCCCTGACATGGTGGGCAATGTTTCCTTCAACGTTGAGTTGAATCCTTTTAATGATCAACCCGAACAGTATCACTTCAACAATTTGTATTCCTATCCTTTCAAGATTCGGCCGGATGAAATCAATCCGATTTTGGATGTGACGGTCGATGGCAAGCACCTGATGGATGGGGACATCGTTTCGCCGCTCCCGGAAATATTGATTCAAATGAACGATGAAAACCGCCACCTGGCGGTCAATGATACCGCATTTGAGATTCACTTTGGATTGAAAACGCCCAATCCCGCCAATTTGCCCAGGATCTTTATCGCTGGAAATTCGCAGATACAGATTGAAAGTGCCTCGCTTCCGGCCAACAAGGCAAAGCTACACTTCAAGCCTGGACATCTTGTCGATGGCGAATACACTTTGAGGGTTCAAGGATTCGACCAAAATGGAAATCAGGCGGGAAAGACTGACTACGAAATCAATTTCAAGGTTGTGAACGAGGTTGCCCTGAGCAATTTGCTCAACTATCCCAACCCTTTTTCCACCTCCACAAGATTTGTTTACACCCTTACAGGTGCCGAAATTCCGGAACGATTTGATATCCAAATCTTTACAATTACGGGCAAACTGGTAAAGGTGATTGACCTTCATGAAACCAACGACGTTAAAGTAGGATACAACATCACGGACTATGCATGGGACGGGCGTGACGAATATGGTGACTTGCTGGCAAACGGCGTGTACATCTACAAAGTTGTGGCCAAGGTCAACGGAAAGGATATGAAGCTGCGCGACGAAGGGATCACCGACTTGTTCAAAAACGGTTTTGGGAAGATGTACCTAATGCGTTAATAGGCATTTTTCATCAATACCTGGATGGGTGGTTTGCTAAGTCCTCCTGTGACTGATTGCAATTGATCGCATGTCGGCGTAACTTGAACACAAACATTGTGCAGAAATTGTGATTACCAGGCGATTTCAAACGATTTACCTTTTTGCTATTTTGGGGTTCTTCCTTGGATCGCAGGTAAACGCGTTTGCGCAAACGGCCTACTTTAATGAGTGGCTTTCATCCCAAAATCAGTATGTCAAGCTCCTTGTGCCTTCTGATGGCCTATATAGGGTAACGGCATCGGACTTGCTCGGGGGTGGGTTGCATACAAATTCGCCAATCACCTCGGCCAATTTGCAAGTGTTTTACCGCGGAGTAGAGATTCCCATTTATGTAAAGGATAGTATTTCAGGTGGGTTTGAGTACCTGGAGTTTTATGGGTACAAGAACGATGGTGCCATTGACTCCCTGTTGTATCGAAGCAGTGATCCGCCATTTGAAAATAAGCCGGCGTTGCAGCCAAACCTTTTCTCGAGCTTTTTCACGGATACTTCGGCTTATTTTGTGACGTGGGATGCTGTGGGAAGCCAAAGATTACAGCCGCTCGCCACGCAGAATTTTCAGACATTTTCACCGGAGCCTTGGTACAGGTACCGCGTATTGCAGGAGTACGACGAGAGTTTTTTTGTCGGTGGTGGAGATGCGAATGATTATTGGCATGTTCTGAACCCGGATTGGGTCATTGGTGAAGGGAATATTGGTGGGACATTCCGTACGGGAGATTTGCCCAACGTCATGGCAAGGTTTCTCAAAACGCCGGGTTTTGTAAATTCCGGCAATCCGGTACATGTCGCGGCACGCGTCGTTGGGGCCAATAATACCGCGCAGCATATCCTGGCGATTGACCTTGCGTTTGTGGAAAGGTATCGAGACACCACTGCCAATATCAATGTGCATTCGGTTGAATTTGATGCCCCGATTTCCTTGGATTCAATGACGCTTCTTCGATTCCATGCCTACGGGCAAAGTGTTCCGTTGGACAATCAACGAGCCTGTTGGGCGACAATCGATTACGACCGCAACCTGGATCTCAAGGGTGATGCTGCAACCACCCTCCGTCAATGGCAAAAGAACGATACGGCTTACTTTAGATTTTTCAATGCCGATGTGAACTCAGAAGCATGGTTGGTTGATTTGACGTTGAAGCAGCGTGTGGCAGCAACCGTTCTCGGCGATACACTGCACTTTTTGGTTCCGGGTTCACCGCTTAGGCGCGACCTTTACCTCGTCACCGATCGTGGTCTACAAACTGCCGCCATTGAACCCGAGCTCGTTTTGCCGCTGATTTCCACGGATACTGTTGGTGGGGATTTTGTGATCATCACCCATCGCAAGTTCAAAAATTCGGCGGAGGCCTATGCCAATTACCGTGACACCTGTACCACCAATCCGTTTTTGCAGCCCAAAATTGTCTATATCGACCAGATTTTTGATGAATTTGGCTTTGGTTCTGTGACGCCTTGGGCGATCAAGAATTTCTGCAGGTTTGCGATGGAGCAATGGCAGATCAAACCTAAACACTTCTTGATTTGGGGGAAAGGCCGCAATACCGGTAAAAAGGACAATCGGGAAAACTACATCCCGGTGTTCGGAACACCTGCGAATGATCTGGAATATGTAACCAATTTCAGCCGTGATGTCGTCGATCTTGTCCCGAAAGCTGGACTTGGCAGGGTCAGCATCAAGGAAGACGGACAGGGATTTGATTACCTCAACAAAATCAATGAATACGAGCATCTATTGCCCGAGCCTTGGACAAAAAATGCCTTGTTTATGGGTGGTGGGGCAACCGCCACCCAACAAAATGCCATCAATTTCTATTTGACTGACTCGGTGGATGGATTTAAGCCATTTTGGGAAAATGCGCCGCTCAATGGACGGGTCTGGTCTTACCAAAAACGCAACAATGGGTTTGAATTCAACGATGGGATGACCACAGAGGAGCGCATCAATGCCGGTGTCAGCCTTCTTCAGTTTTATGGGCATTCCGCGGTGAGTGTATTTGAGTTGGACATTTTGGAGCCCAATCTTTACAAAAATGAAGGGAAGTATCCGCTTATGGTTGCCTTTGGCTGTTCTGGAGGGAACTATTATTTGGAAGGGGCGAGCTACGGAGAACGGTTTATCTTACAACCGGGCAAAGGGGGCATCGGATTCTTAGGCAATACCACATCTGGCGTACTGAGCTTGCTTGGGCAATATGGGCAGGCCCTGTATGCGGTGGCCCTGAGGGACTCGTTTGGCAGCTCGATCGGTACGATATTAACGGAAACCATCCGTAGGTTTGGGAACAAGGTTTCTATGCAGACGAATATTCACGGTGCAAATCATTGCAAGCAATTGAACCTGCAAGGTGATCCGGCTGTTGCATTGAACCTGCCCAGGAAATGTGATCTGCGCATCGGTTCAGAAGACATCTATTTCCCCGACGGCTTTCCAGTCGCGCTGGATCAATCCTTCAAGATGAATATCGTGCTCCACAACGATGGGCGGAGTTTTGAGGATTCCTTTTCTGTTTATATCCAACAACAATTGCCCAATGGTGGATTGGTCGTCTTTAGTGACACCGTTCGGCATGGGGCATTTGCATTCGTTGATACCCTTGAACTGACGATCCCCAACATCAGCGGCTATGCCTCGGCAGGCTACAACAAATTTTTGGTG
The sequence above is drawn from the Bacteroidota bacterium genome and encodes:
- a CDS encoding PorV/PorQ family protein produces the protein MRRRIHFACIFLLALAPSILPAQSVRKYSNEFLKIGVGARAAAMGNAMSGIADDVTAGYWNPAGLGFAPAAPEVALMHSEYFAGIAKYDYIGFTMPIGENRRFGASVIRLGVDDIPNTLNLVDPNGNIDFSAVETFSVADLAAVLSLSQRLDIMGGLDVGANFKVVNRSVGKFANAWGFGLDVGARWNKGPLQLGLMLSDVTSTFNAWTFNTEEFESTFVATGNVIPENSLEITLPSMRMGGGYTFLKDRAFEVLVSLDNDVHFDGKRNVALNLGPVSLDPHMGLELGYKKIAFIRGGFKNLQQVPNADGKDVISLFPCVGAGFKIKSFSVDYALSNVGNFSQTLYSHVFSLKYSFTKLR